The genomic segment AGGTAACGGAGAGTTAGGGCCGCTCAACGTGGGTGCGGTTATTGACCTGCCCGAAGGCTTCAAGCTAGCGCCTGAAGAGCGGATTCCCGAAGAAATAAAAGAAAAAACCACCGGTCTCTTCTACCAGCCGTACAAAGCTGGCGAAGACGGAACCTACGTGATTGGTCCAATCTCTGGCGCTGATCACCAAGAGATTGTCTTCCCGATTCTGTCTCCTGATCCTAAGACTGACCCCAATGTTCACTTTGGCAAGTATTCCGTTCATGTCGGCGGCAACCGAGGCCGAGGTCAGATTCAGCCAACCGGTGACAAGACTAACAACGCAATCTACACGGCTTCTGTCGCGGGCCAAATCACCGGCATTTCCGCTGGAGACTCCGGTGCAACGGTAACCATTGCTGCGGAAGATGGCGGTACCGTCACTGAGACCATTCCAAATGGACCGCAGATCATTGTTTCTGAAGGTGAGGATATCGCGGCAGGCGCACCACTCACCAACGATCCTAATGTCGGCGGCTTTGGTCAAAAAGATGCCGAGATCGTGCTACAGAACCCCACACGGATTAAGTGGCTGATGGCTTTCTTTGCAGCCATTATGATTTCTCAAGCCATGCTGGTTCTGAAGAAGAAGCAGGTCGAGCAAGTTCAAGCTGCAGAGATGAATTTCTAGCAACGAGTCTGGCTTGCTAAATTGAATGTACGAAAGGCGCTTCCTCATGGTTGCGCCTTTTTTTAGAACGTTTGAAGAATTAGAAATTTGCTTATGTTTTCAGAGCAGTCGCTCGAACAGCCTCAAAGTCATATTCCTTCAGCAGGGTACCGTTTTCATAAACCGTTGCCAGAACACTTTGGTCATGCTGAGCTTGTCCTTCTAGGGCGACTGTGCAATATCCTGTCTTATC from the Acaryochloris thomasi RCC1774 genome contains:
- a CDS encoding apocytochrome f, translated to MKRSFLPIITRTGLSFLSALLVCLGGIVALPNVAQAYPIYAQQAYDSPREATGRIVCANCHLGAKPTKVEIPQAILPDTVFEAIVEIPYDTDVQQVLGNGELGPLNVGAVIDLPEGFKLAPEERIPEEIKEKTTGLFYQPYKAGEDGTYVIGPISGADHQEIVFPILSPDPKTDPNVHFGKYSVHVGGNRGRGQIQPTGDKTNNAIYTASVAGQITGISAGDSGATVTIAAEDGGTVTETIPNGPQIIVSEGEDIAAGAPLTNDPNVGGFGQKDAEIVLQNPTRIKWLMAFFAAIMISQAMLVLKKKQVEQVQAAEMNF